Part of the Primulina huaijiensis isolate GDHJ02 chromosome 15, ASM1229523v2, whole genome shotgun sequence genome is shown below.
gatgcgcaatctacgaaatttgtgaagaattgttcgtatcaacatgagggggagtttacgtgactgcactctttttcccttactatggtttttatcccaatgggtttttcctagtaaggtttttaatgaggcagtacaaaaacacgtaatgaagacatcatcgtatcatgatcatcatcacaagggggagtgttgaaaattaatatttaaaatgtgtatgttgaatatttgaatgttgaaaataagagttgtaaatattgaaaattagtgtgtgatgatgtaggtaatgatgattttatttttggattatttgtaaagattttctataaatagatcactcatttgtgaagaaaatcacaattgagttgagagaaaaatattataaagtgtgtaatatgataattttgaaagtttaatatttttattttttatcgtaaatttgtactttttcacaacagaaaCAAGgtttttaggttttttttttcttttataatgaTGAATTAATGTGAAACGAGGGGTTGGAAGAAGGGCGACTGATTGTTAAATCTACATATTCTCTCTCTTGCTGCGAAATTCGATTAAATCGCCGATCTTTTCCTAAGTATTGCCATCTCTGTCTTCTCTTTCTTTGAATCCAAAATGTTCCCAGCTTTTCCAGGTGCGTAAACAGATACACACACTCTGTGAAATTAAAtgtataatacatatacatacatgtatttatatatataatatatatgtttataagAGTGATGTATAAGTTTTCCTATTGTGTCCAGTATTCATCATCCCCACAAGATTCTTGAAAGTGGACTGATCACGTAGTTgtctttaaaattaaaatctgaGCTTTTTCGAGCTCCGAGGTTCTTGGGTTGTCTGATATCTTCATCATCCCGACCCTTCATGCTTGGGAGTTCGATATGTTCTTAATCTTTGTTGTTTTGGTTGGTTGCCTGCCTGTGTGAAAAAGAGTACTGAGATTTTATTCTTGTTGAATTTTCGTCCCTCAATTTCAGATCTTTATGCTGTTCTTTGGTTCGATTTATTGTTCTGTTGGATGGGTTTCAGCTACTTTGTTCCTTTTTCTGttgtttttttctatttaagaattttattttatattatctatataatCCCCTCTGCAACTGCAATCTTTTGGTGTACGGTTCCAACATTTGAATTCCCATTTCGTCCTTGTTTTCTGCTTTTTCAGATTTTTATATCACAACCCATAGGTTACTTCAAATGGTTAAAAATCCCTTTTCTTTATGACTACTGCAGAAATTGCTTCAAGAATTGCGGTGGCTAATATTAAACTGGATTtgtttcaacatttttttttaacttagtTATGATTAAGTTCAATGGTTTCTGGTACCTTTTCTGAAATTCTGAGCTTAACATTTGGATGGGTTTTTTTAGTACACATCGTAAAAAGGTTCCTTTTATGGCAATGGGATCTGCTTTTTCACATCTCATCATAcctcataaaataataattgaactAATAATCAAGATTCTAATTGATATTGAGAACAATTATGGCTATAATTATAGTGATTATTGCACATCAGTTCTTAGGGTATAATGAAATGGTCAACTGTATGATATCAGAAATCTAAGTTTGTTTCTTGATTCTTTCCTGAAAAGAAGAACCCATCATAGAGAATGTGTGCGTGATGATATCAAGTTCAGATCTTGTCTCCTTTGcccaaatttatctttaaaaaattcGAAACCTTACATGTTTGTCTGTGCTTTTTGCTAACATAAGCAAGTTCAGGTAAGAATATATGATGATGGGCTTTCCTTAAAATACCATTATTAAAATGCAACCCTATTAGATTCTCAAACAACTCGAGTCTGAGTCCACTGGGTTCAAATAACagtgttttgttttgtttcttcCTTCTTTGACACCTATACTTGTTTGTTTTCCCTTTTATTTTTCTCCTATGCAGCATTGTTTTTGCTTTGATTGGAGCGAAAGATGGAGGGGGATACATTCTCTGGCCTTGGTAATGTGCCACAGTTGGACGGCAAGATCTTGCAGACTTTTCAAAAGAGTTTTGTCCAAGTTCAAAACATATTAGATCAGAATAGGCTACTAATCAATGAGATTAATCAGAATCACGAGTCCAAGATACCTGACAATTTGAGCAGAAATGTGGGATTGATTAAAGAACTGAACAATAATATCAGAAGGGTGGTCGATCTTTACGCCGACCTGTCGAGTTCCTTTACGAAATCCGTGGATGCCTCATCTGAAGGAGATTCAAGTGGTGTTTTTAAATCTGGTGGACACAAAAGGCTTAGGCCTTCTTGATGAAACAAAGGAACGGAAGGATAAGGTCCTCTTCTGTTCTTGATTCTTTGCATCATGGAGAGACAAACAAAATGGCAATTATGTAAGTTGAATTTTCTCTAGTTTTTTAATTGTAGCCCATAATTGTTACTCCCACATTGTAATTGTGCAACTCCTCATCTAATTCAATTAAGATATTTGTATTTTTCTTGTCATTTTCCCTGGTCTATTGATTTGTTATTCACTTGCTTATTCTAATTCCTGCTTCAAAGAGGTGGTAAATCTCATGTAACGCCAAACTTGTGGGCTTTTAGCCATTCATTTATGCAAGTTTACAAATTTTCTGTGTGTCTGTTCTTTAATATAATTTCTCCTCCAGATACCAACTTTATTGACACCCTTTTTGCCTTTCCAACTGAGTAATCTTTGTTCAGAATTCAAAAGCTCAATTATGCTCAAGGGAAGCGGTGGATAAAGTTTTAACTCCTTCGTCTTCTTTTTCGATTTGTTTGTTCATCCATTATACATAAAAGGATTCATCATTATGTAAATCTGGTTAGCATAAATTTATTGATCGTTTTGGTTGGAGGAATCATTCAGTCAGAGGCCTTTTTTATTTGTTGGTAATGAACAAATACGACAAGAAAACCCTCTGAACACAATTCAAATAAAGCAGCTTTGGAGTATCTTTTCAGTTTCCAGTCTCTCCCACTCACAGGAACAGAATCTCAgacatttatttgtttattattatttattatacattGAAATTACTCCAGTTTAAATTGAAATCAGGATACAAATTAAAATACCTGCTTTTTCAAGGAATATCTTGTATTTTTCTGCAACACCATGTTGCATGGCCTACATTTTGTACGATTGGAGCATTCTCCTCCaaatattcaattaaaaaaaatctgagTGGATTGAGGAGAATAAATCAAGAAATAACAAAAGCATACAGTTCAAAGAGACGGAAAGATACACATGAAAGTGACCCGAAGCAACTTGACAAGGGAACCTTTTTAAAATGTAACTCAGTTTTATTCAGTACATGCATGCTTATCCTTTCTTTACTTATTTGGCTCCTCCTGGCATttcctaataaaaaaattcccaATTTCAGATATCGATTTTTACATtagtataaaatcataaaataatggTGTAAATTTCATCATTCTAATAAAAtactatataaattaaaatcacGATGTTATGCAGtactttttaaatatttatgcaaTAAATGATaccttttttaaaatttttttttttcttctggaTATGGAGTGGCTCCCGGGACGTTGATGATGCTCCTAGACTACATTTTTCAGTGTCAATTGATTGGTAGGGGGACCACTGAGTTTACACTTGGGGGATGATAAGATGGACGTTTGCCCTTATTCATTCATTCCCTCTTTCATTGTTttacttttcttttttgttgGTAAAATTTTATACATATGTTTATTATTCTAATTTGTTGAAAAATCCAAATTTCTAAAAACCATCCAAACTTTTAAGTTAGATATCTCCcataagtttaataaattatcaaacaataaattaaacagCACAGATGATTTGATAGTAAGAAAAACATATTCAAAGCATAAACCACAAGGAATTATCCAAAGAGATGGAAATAAAAGTCAGAAAAGAAAGTGTGAGAAATCTCATTATTTGGCCTTAACCTCAGGCTTAGAACAACTCTAATCACAATTTCAGGAGATGGTCTCCTGGTTCTTTTAGTAGACCTTTTTCAATTCTTCATTGTCCCTTTTCTTGTATGGATTATTTGGGtgcattatttaaataagtccAAATAAGAGCCAATACATGCAACGACCAACTAGATGtaaaacaataacataaattgTACAATGAAATAATACTCAACTCCATGTTATTTATTGGTATGCTACTTTTCGAGTGGCAGCAAATGCGTCAATATGGTCAAAAACAGTTTCATGAAGTCAAAATATACAGGTTCAAAATGTGAAGAATGAGAAAGAAAAGTGAAAGGTAAATAAGAATATAGACCATAGTCAGTATCCAACTATCGAAATTCATCCCTGTATCAATGAAGTCTGGTGTTGCGGTTGCTGCTCAGACATAGCTGATCTGCACTTCCTGAGGGAGAAGTCTGTACATAATACCGAGCTCCTCGAATATTCTCTTAAGTTCGAAAACGAGATCAAATTTGCCATTGACCCTTTCTCCGGAATTTTGAAAGTTCATAGTATGATAACATATAGTGCCATGTTCATCTTGTGAAcatcaacaatttctttaaGCTGCACGCTGTGATTGGGACGCCGCTGTTGAGACTTACTCTCCAAGTATCTGATGATCAAAGGCACAAACAATTAGGTGACTGATGTGGGGCAATCGAAATACGCAACAGAAGAacaaaagaaattaagaaacaaGATCATAGTTAGAATGAGAACGGAAGGTATAACTCATGTTGTCTTGTCAACAATTGAGTAACGTGTTCTGTGGAATTGACTTTATGTTGTTTGAAAGCTAGATTCACTGGCGAAAAAACAATATATCATAGGTGAAAAGATTGAAACAACATACGCTTTTATTTTAGCCTTCACATCTGCTATTTCTCTACTGAAGTGGAAAAATCAACAGCAAAGTCCACTGAATCACCCATTTCTGGACTTCGATTGAAATTGCTGATTGGTTTGGTGGCCAATACTGAATTAGGATAGTATATATTTACATTGTCAGGTTTCAGAAAGATTGTGGTCAAAACGTTCATCTCATCAgcgaaattttcaagaaaaagaaaatatatgatGGCATTAAATGGACCGAAATGtctttgtatatatatacatatccaAAGAGAGGTTCATGCATGCCATCAACGACACAGCGATCACCGACATCAAAAGGGTGCATCACAAATACGAATATCATGGCTTCAAAACTATTTTAGCGGTGTTACCAAACACGAAAACAACAAGTAACATCTGAGATGTAACAAAGACCAAGACGACTTTGTTGGTTGTGATTTCCATCAGAAGTAACCAGACTGTAATTTCACAAGAAGTATAATTCCTGAAGCAATCTTATTAAGCTCCTCTATAGCTGTTTTGGCATCGTTTAGGGAGACTGCTAAGCATTTCCGTTCATTATATGCCTTTACCTGCAGACAATGTTTTACAACATTTCTAAATATTCGCCTAGCTGCAGTCTTTGCCTCAGCCTCACTCATAATTTCTTTCGGTTCACCCTGTTCTTCTTCAACACTGTCATCAAGATAGTTGTCAATCCTGAATTCCTTATAACTTTAATCAAACCTCACAGTGTCCAAGCCGACACCTTCTCACGCCTAATGTTGTAAAGTTTATCCACATTAATCACCTCCCCCTTTTAACCCGCCACCGTGGCGGACTTACCTGTTTGACAActctcaatattaaaataattagattTGATGCATACAGAGTGAaactatatttatttatgtagtATCGGGTTGGAACTTACAAGATAGAAGTCAAGCTACGTGGGGGAGTATGAACCTGAATATAAGAAATTAGGTTGTTCAGCAGATAATTCAAAGATTGCTAGATATAGCATAACAAATCAATTTACAATGGCTTGTACTATACCTATGGT
Proteins encoded:
- the LOC140958468 gene encoding protein ELF4-LIKE 4-like, giving the protein MEGDTFSGLGNVPQLDGKILQTFQKSFVQVQNILDQNRLLINEINQNHESKIPDNLSRNVGLIKELNNNIRRVVDLYADLSSSFTKSVDASSEGDSSGVFKSGGHKRLRPS